In Deinococcus aquaedulcis, the following are encoded in one genomic region:
- the cas6e gene encoding type I-E CRISPR-associated protein Cas6/Cse3/CasE — translation MYLSRLWLNEAHRQANADLRSAYGLHQSLRWAFPGAGEAGGPLPDGERLLWRNDAEQGLLVQSVTHPDWQALEDRWPGYLRDAQVKPLDLSGLREGERLLFRLRANVTASRWRDGQDRAADPRTKREALRGAREQLAWLERQGERGGFGVPGADIVQSGNVRLYKARGGTPMTLFAVTFEGLLTVDDPLRLAQTVQGGIGKAKSLGFGLLSLSRG, via the coding sequence ATGTACCTCTCCCGCCTGTGGCTGAACGAAGCCCACCGTCAGGCAAACGCCGACCTGCGCAGCGCCTACGGGCTGCACCAGTCGCTGCGCTGGGCCTTTCCCGGTGCGGGCGAAGCGGGCGGCCCCCTGCCGGACGGCGAGCGGCTGCTGTGGCGCAACGATGCCGAACAGGGTCTGCTGGTGCAGAGCGTCACCCATCCTGACTGGCAGGCGCTGGAAGACCGTTGGCCGGGGTACCTCCGGGACGCCCAGGTCAAACCTCTGGACCTCTCGGGCCTGCGGGAGGGCGAGCGCCTGCTGTTTCGCCTGCGCGCCAACGTGACCGCCAGCCGCTGGCGCGACGGCCAGGACCGCGCGGCCGACCCCCGCACCAAGCGCGAGGCCCTACGCGGCGCGCGGGAGCAGCTGGCCTGGCTGGAGCGCCAAGGCGAGCGCGGCGGCTTTGGAGTGCCCGGCGCGGACATCGTGCAGAGCGGCAATGTCCGCCTGTACAAAGCGCGTGGGGGCACGCCCATGACCCTCTTCGCCGTGACCTTCGAGGGCCTGCTGACGGTGGACGACCCGCTTCGGCTGGCCCAGACCGTGCAGGGGGGCATCGGCAAGGCCAAGTCGCTGGGCTTCGGCCTGCTGAGTCTGAGCCGGGGGTAA
- the cas1e gene encoding type I-E CRISPR-associated endonuclease Cas1e — MTGESQAIVWKKQNLRELPKFRDGTSYLYLEHSTLEQDGRSIQAFHPEGMVTIPCASLGVLLLGPGTSVSHSAMKALSDTGCSVLWVGEQGVRLYASGLGESRKSERLMRQARLWASPRSRERVVRQMYTMRFPEGLPGNLTLQQIRGREGARVRDLYARYSQAHGVKWQERKYNRGNWDAASPINKAISSGTACLYGLAHAAILSCGYSPALGFVHTGKQLSFVYDVADLYKMEVVMPVAFQEAARGGDEIDRRVRLALRDHMKQLRLLERMANDLLTLLDDRHDDDPEDDDVGELWDPEGNVQGGINHDRDDP; from the coding sequence ATGACCGGAGAGAGTCAGGCCATCGTGTGGAAAAAACAGAACCTGCGCGAGTTGCCGAAGTTCCGCGACGGCACGTCCTACCTGTATCTCGAACACAGCACCCTGGAGCAGGACGGGCGCAGCATCCAGGCCTTTCACCCCGAAGGCATGGTCACCATTCCCTGCGCCAGCCTGGGCGTGCTGCTGCTGGGCCCAGGCACCAGCGTGAGCCACAGCGCCATGAAGGCCCTGTCCGACACCGGCTGCTCGGTGCTATGGGTGGGCGAACAGGGCGTGCGACTGTATGCCAGCGGCCTGGGCGAGTCACGCAAATCCGAGCGTCTGATGCGCCAGGCCCGGCTGTGGGCGAGTCCCCGCAGCCGCGAGCGGGTGGTGCGCCAGATGTACACCATGCGCTTTCCCGAAGGCCTGCCTGGGAACCTGACGCTGCAACAGATTCGCGGGCGCGAGGGAGCGCGGGTGCGGGACCTGTACGCGCGTTACAGCCAGGCGCACGGGGTGAAATGGCAGGAGCGCAAGTACAACCGGGGCAACTGGGACGCGGCCAGCCCCATCAACAAGGCGATCAGCAGCGGGACGGCGTGCCTGTACGGCCTGGCGCACGCGGCCATCCTGAGCTGCGGCTACAGCCCGGCGCTGGGGTTCGTGCATACCGGCAAGCAGCTCAGCTTCGTCTATGACGTGGCGGATCTCTACAAGATGGAAGTCGTGATGCCCGTCGCCTTTCAGGAGGCGGCCCGGGGCGGCGACGAGATTGACCGCCGGGTGCGCCTGGCCCTGCGGGACCACATGAAGCAGTTGCGCCTGCTGGAACGCATGGCAAACGACCTTCTGACCCTGCTGGACGACCGCCACGACGATGACCCGGAGGACGACGACGTGGGCGAACTCTGGGATCCGGAGGGCAACGTCCAAGGAGGAATCAACCATGATCGTGATGACCCTTGA
- the cas2e gene encoding type I-E CRISPR-associated endoribonuclease Cas2e: protein MIVMTLERVPPSLRGELTRWLIEVQTGVYVGAVSATVRDLLWDKVVQHARAGRCTQLYRANNEQGFAIRMHGEGRRTLVKLEGYQLVAVRDARYETLKRDFQPPEELETL, encoded by the coding sequence ATGATCGTGATGACCCTTGAGCGCGTGCCGCCCAGCCTGCGCGGCGAGCTGACCCGCTGGCTGATCGAGGTGCAGACGGGCGTGTACGTGGGGGCAGTCAGTGCCACCGTCCGCGACCTGCTGTGGGACAAGGTGGTGCAGCACGCCCGCGCCGGCCGCTGCACCCAGCTGTACCGGGCAAACAATGAGCAGGGCTTTGCCATCCGCATGCACGGCGAGGGGCGCCGGACGCTGGTGAAGCTGGAGGGCTACCAGCTTGTGGCCGTCAGGGACGCCCGGTATGAAACACTGAAGAGGGACTTCCAACCTCCCGAGGAGCTTGAAACTTTGTGA